Proteins encoded within one genomic window of Eleutherodactylus coqui strain aEleCoq1 chromosome 1, aEleCoq1.hap1, whole genome shotgun sequence:
- the ADAT2 gene encoding tRNA-specific adenosine deaminase 2 translates to MEPPEMTEEMKNWMDKAFQMAQDALDNGEVPVGCLMVHDNQIVGRGRNEVNETKNATRHAEMVATDQVIDWCKKNGKGSKEVFEDTILYVTVEPCIMCAGALRLLRIPLVVYGCCNERFGGCGSVLNVAENSIPSTGTPFKCIPGYKAEKAVEMLKTFYKQENPNAPRSKVRKKE, encoded by the exons ATGGAACCACCAGAGATGACTGAGGAGATGAAAAATTGGATGGACAAGGCATTTCAAATG GCTCAAGATGCCTTGGATAATGGTGAAGTTCCTGTTGGCTGTCTCATGGTCCATGACAACCAAATTGTGGGGAGAGGAAGGAATGAAGTCAACGAAACAAAAAAT GCTACACGTCATGCAGAAATGGTGGCAACTGATCAGGTAATAGACTGGTGTAAGAAGAATGGTAAGGGCTCCAAAGAAGTTTTTGAAGACACCATCTTGTATGTGACAGTGGAACCATGCATTATGTGTGCGGGTGCTCTGCGTTTACTCC GAATTCCTTTAGTGGTGTACGGCTGCTGTAATGAACGCTTTGGTGGATGTGGATCAGTTCTGAATGTTGCTGAAAATAGCATACCAAGCACAGGAACTCCTTTCAAG TGCATACCTGGATACAAAGCTGAAAAAGCTGTAGAGATGTTGAAGACCTTTTACAAGCAAGAAAACCCTAATG cacCAAGATCAAAAGTCCGAAAAAAGGAATAA